The nucleotide window TACACGAAAAAAGAGATGGACAAGTCGTATGTGCCGAACAAGCAGGCACTCGCGTCGATGGGGCAGCCACTGCTCATGCACATGTACTACACCGAGTTCCAAAAGCACGGCATCCTGTGCGCGCAGATGCTGCTTGCTGCATATGACCTGGACTCGCGGAAGCGTACCATCAACGCCCACAACACCATTGAGGTGCTCATCAGCCACAAGGTAATCCCCATCATCAATGAAAACGACGCGACAGCCCTTCACGAGCTGGTTTTTGGCGACAACGATCGTCTGTCCGCGCTCGTCGCGCACCATTTCAAGGCGGACCTCCTTGTCATTCTCAGCGACATCGACGGCTACTACACCGAAAATCCGCGCACCTCCACGGATGCCAAGCGGCGCCCTGTCGTCCACGAACTTAGCCCTGCCGATCTTGTCGCAGAGGCTACCCCGAACAATCGCTTCGCGACGGGTGGCATTGTGACAAAGCTGCAGGCTGCTCAATTTCTCCTGGATAGGGGAGGGAAGATGTACCTCTCGAGCGGTTTCCACCTGGATAAGGCGCGCGAGTTCCTTCTGGGCGGGACGTACGAGATAGGCACACTGTTTTATCCAAGGGCCTCCTCGTCCTGAGGCGCACAGGCTTGTCCCAAAAGCAAGGTGGAAAAAAGAAGGCAAAAAGGTGAGGCGATGTACCTGATAGCATTGGCATGCCCGTCATTGGATCCTTCATCACAGTTCTCTACAGGTTCCCTTTTCTTGTCTGTTCTTCAGCCCACGTCTTTTTCCGTGGCTTAATGTTTCACATTGtgtctttttgttttcttggGTTACTGCGAGTCCTCATTTTTGTCGATCACGTTGAACTTACCTAACGATTGCGGACATAATAAAACGGGAGT belongs to Leishmania mexicana MHOM/GT/2001/U1103 complete genome, chromosome 26 and includes:
- a CDS encoding putative glutamate 5-kinase gives rise to the protein MADILKSVKRIVVKVGSSILVDNQEIAAHRIEALCAFIADLQTKYEVILVTSGAVAAGYTKKEMDKSYVPNKQALASMGQPLLMHMYYTEFQKHGILCAQMLLAAYDLDSRKRTINAHNTIEVLISHKVIPIINENDATALHELVFGDNDRLSALVAHHFKADLLVILSDIDGYYTENPRTSTDAKRRPVVHELSPADLVAEATPNNRFATGGIVTKLQAAQFLLDRGGKMYLSSGFHLDKAREFLLGGTYEIGTLFYPRASSS